A region from the Halobellus litoreus genome encodes:
- a CDS encoding Tfx family DNA-binding protein yields MDNVEDAGDDAGGPEDAEEFDVDAALSEVGFEAEQSVLTRRQAEVLVLRERGIRQSRIASMLGTSRANVSSVESSARRNVEKARETVAFAEALTAPVQISVDEGTDLYDVPKKVYDACDDAGVKVNRTAPELMKIVSDAAGDAIQGREVRESLLVGVTTGGRVQVRRSAE; encoded by the coding sequence ATGGACAACGTCGAGGACGCCGGCGACGACGCCGGGGGGCCGGAGGACGCCGAAGAGTTCGACGTCGACGCCGCCCTCTCGGAGGTGGGGTTCGAGGCCGAACAGAGCGTCCTGACCCGCCGGCAGGCGGAGGTGCTCGTGCTCCGCGAGCGGGGAATCCGCCAGTCGCGGATCGCGTCGATGCTCGGGACGTCCAGAGCGAACGTCTCCAGCGTCGAGTCGAGCGCCCGGCGGAACGTCGAGAAGGCCCGCGAAACCGTCGCGTTCGCCGAGGCGCTCACCGCGCCGGTGCAGATCTCGGTCGACGAGGGGACCGACCTCTACGACGTGCCGAAGAAGGTGTACGACGCCTGCGACGACGCGGGCGTGAAAGTGAACCGAACCGCGCCCGAACTGATGAAAATCGTCTCCGACGCCGCCGGTGACGCCATCCAGGGTCGCGAAGTGCGCGAATCGCTGCTCGTCGGCGTGACGACGGGCGGGCGCGTGCAGGTGCGGCGCTCGGCGGAGTGA
- a CDS encoding DUF373 family protein, producing MLLVLCVDLDDDLGRKTGMETPVVGRDAVESAAVSLATADPEDSDVNVLFQGIHEYDELDADPDVEEEVTVAAVTGTQGGDVKANRAIGEEIDRVLAGLSTGENVSAIVITDGAQDESVLPIVRSRVPIDSVRRVVVRQAQDLESIYYTMKQVLADPETRGTILVPLGILLLIYPFVTIASFFDVPGAVVLGVISALLGLYTLFRGLGLEDAVDDTASRIRDVLYEGRVTLITYVAAAALIVVGGFRGYALFETARMSVSDPTPPLIALAALVHGAVQWFAAAGVTSSLGQVTDEYLADRFKWRYLNAPFYVVAIAVVLYVVSGFFLPASIDGVRSFSLTQLAIGLTGGTLLGVFSTLAFAIAESRFPTAAEATQG from the coding sequence ATGCTTTTGGTCCTCTGCGTCGACCTCGACGACGACCTCGGCCGCAAGACGGGGATGGAGACGCCCGTCGTCGGCCGCGACGCCGTCGAGTCGGCCGCGGTGTCGCTCGCGACCGCGGACCCGGAGGACTCCGACGTCAACGTGCTGTTCCAGGGGATCCACGAGTACGACGAACTCGACGCCGACCCCGACGTCGAAGAGGAAGTGACCGTCGCGGCCGTCACGGGTACCCAGGGCGGCGACGTGAAGGCCAACCGCGCGATCGGCGAGGAGATCGATCGGGTGCTCGCGGGTCTGTCGACCGGGGAGAACGTCAGCGCCATCGTCATCACCGACGGCGCACAGGACGAGTCGGTCCTCCCGATCGTCCGCTCGCGCGTCCCCATCGACAGCGTCCGCCGGGTGGTCGTCCGGCAGGCGCAGGACCTCGAATCGATCTACTACACGATGAAGCAGGTCCTCGCGGATCCAGAGACCCGCGGGACGATCCTGGTGCCGCTCGGCATCCTGCTGCTCATCTACCCCTTCGTCACCATCGCGAGCTTCTTCGACGTGCCCGGGGCGGTGGTGCTGGGCGTCATCTCTGCGCTTCTTGGGCTCTATACGCTCTTCCGCGGGCTCGGCCTCGAAGACGCCGTCGACGACACCGCGAGTCGGATCCGCGACGTCCTCTACGAGGGCCGCGTCACGCTCATCACCTACGTCGCCGCCGCCGCCCTCATCGTCGTCGGCGGCTTCCGCGGGTACGCGCTCTTCGAGACGGCGCGGATGAGCGTGAGCGACCCGACGCCGCCGCTGATCGCGCTCGCGGCGCTCGTCCACGGCGCGGTCCAGTGGTTCGCGGCCGCCGGAGTCACCTCCAGTCTCGGGCAGGTGACAGACGAGTACCTCGCGGATCGGTTCAAGTGGCGGTACCTCAACGCGCCCTTCTACGTCGTCGCCATCGCCGTCGTCCTCTACGTCGTCTCGGGCTTCTTCCTCCCGGCGAGCATCGACGGCGTCCGGTCGTTCTCGCTGACGCAACTGGCGATCGGGCTCACGGGCGGGACGCTGCTGGGCGTGTTCAGCACGCTCGCGTTCGCGATCGCGGAGTCGCGGTTCCCGACGGCCGCGGAGGCGACGCAGGGGTGA
- a CDS encoding mannose-1-phosphate guanylyltransferase, with protein MSGSSGSNDAADSDANDALDSAGRDRPSEATTEDGPRPVVAVVLAGGTGSRLYPASRSHRPKQFLPLAGEGKESLLERTVSRAREVADEVVVVTRESYADGVAERVPDAAVLVEPAGRDTGPALLYATHRISRRHDDCVVLALPSDHLVGEGFAPAVRRGAAVAASEERLVTFGVEPTRPETGYGYVEPAESATDADWMPVESFHEKPDAETARAYVEAGHYWNAGLFAWRPRVFLDAAASSPLAPLLDALDDAASESVAEDGERSASGAQSGPNDPAVAAAFESAEPVSVDNAVFERADDVAVVPVSFPWDDVGSWDALERVLDADGDGNVTAGDVTLRTLDAGDNVVAADDRHVSLVGVSDLAVVAWDDRVLVVPKERAQDVKSLVRSLESRGEF; from the coding sequence ATGAGCGGGTCGTCAGGTTCGAACGACGCGGCCGACTCAGACGCGAACGACGCGCTCGATTCGGCAGGTCGCGACCGGCCGTCGGAGGCGACGACCGAAGACGGTCCGCGCCCGGTCGTCGCGGTCGTGCTCGCGGGGGGAACCGGCTCCCGGCTCTATCCGGCGAGCCGGTCCCATCGACCGAAGCAGTTCCTCCCGTTGGCCGGCGAGGGGAAGGAATCGCTGCTCGAACGGACCGTTTCGCGCGCCCGAGAGGTGGCCGACGAAGTCGTCGTCGTCACCCGCGAGTCGTACGCCGACGGCGTCGCGGAGCGCGTCCCCGACGCGGCGGTGCTCGTCGAACCCGCCGGCCGCGACACCGGCCCGGCGCTGCTGTACGCGACGCACCGGATTTCGCGGCGGCACGACGACTGCGTCGTCCTCGCGCTCCCGAGCGACCACCTCGTCGGCGAGGGCTTCGCGCCCGCCGTCCGGCGCGGTGCCGCCGTCGCCGCGAGCGAGGAGCGACTCGTCACCTTCGGCGTCGAGCCGACCCGGCCGGAGACGGGGTACGGGTACGTCGAACCGGCGGAATCCGCCACGGACGCCGACTGGATGCCGGTCGAGTCGTTCCACGAGAAACCGGACGCCGAGACCGCGAGGGCGTACGTCGAGGCCGGCCACTACTGGAACGCCGGCCTGTTCGCGTGGCGGCCGCGCGTCTTTCTGGACGCCGCGGCGTCGTCGCCGCTGGCACCGCTGCTCGACGCGCTGGACGACGCGGCGAGCGAGTCTGTCGCCGAGGACGGGGAACGGTCCGCGAGCGGGGCACAGTCGGGCCCGAACGATCCCGCGGTGGCCGCAGCGTTCGAATCGGCCGAGCCGGTGAGCGTCGACAACGCGGTCTTCGAACGGGCCGACGACGTCGCCGTCGTCCCCGTCTCGTTCCCCTGGGACGACGTCGGCTCCTGGGACGCGCTTGAACGCGTGCTCGACGCCGACGGGGACGGAAACGTCACCGCCGGAGACGTCACGCTCCGGACGCTCGACGCCGGCGACAACGTCGTCGCCGCGGACGACCGACACGTCTCGCTCGTCGGCGTCTCCGACCTCGCGGTCGTGGCGTGGGACGACCGCGTGCTGGTCGTGCCGAAGGAACGTGCCCAGGACGTCAAGTCGCTCGTCCGGTCGCTGGAGTCTCGCGGGGAGTTCTGA
- a CDS encoding TRAM domain-containing protein — protein sequence MSDCPLADDCPRYSERIDGMGCQYYGDRGGAEWCNNYDQPIRDLKAQPVKPGEEVVVDVDDIHESGAGVGRTDDGFIVLVDGLLPEARAVVRIDRVKSNHATAKTIVERLPLDDEDEPDAGASDSTDGDEDDDSDADDGSESEREETSGPGRPTALGSRDNFWGG from the coding sequence ATGTCTGACTGTCCGCTGGCCGACGACTGTCCCCGGTATTCGGAGCGAATCGACGGGATGGGATGTCAGTACTACGGCGACCGCGGCGGCGCGGAGTGGTGTAACAACTACGACCAGCCGATCCGCGACCTGAAGGCGCAGCCAGTCAAGCCCGGCGAGGAAGTCGTCGTCGACGTCGACGACATCCACGAGAGCGGCGCCGGCGTCGGTCGGACCGACGACGGCTTCATCGTCCTCGTCGACGGCCTCCTCCCCGAGGCACGCGCGGTCGTCCGCATCGACCGCGTGAAGTCGAACCACGCTACCGCGAAGACCATCGTCGAACGCCTCCCGCTCGACGACGAGGACGAGCCGGACGCGGGTGCGAGCGATTCGACCGACGGCGACGAGGACGACGATTCCGATGCGGACGACGGCTCGGAGTCCGAGCGCGAGGAGACGTCCGGTCCGGGGCGTCCGACCGCACTCGGCAGCCGAGACAACTTCTGGGGCGGGTAG
- a CDS encoding radical SAM protein: protein MISKGCEQCAKGGKMVLFVYGYCDQRDCFYCPLGENRKNVTDVYANERLVESDDDVLEEAHRMDALGTSITGGEPQEALDRTCHYLSLLKDEFGEDHHTHLYTGITGGRENMRRLSEAGLDEIRFHPPYELWGDLHGTEWEEILHVAREEGLTPAFEIPGIRAEEEFLEFLDEGAAEFCNVNEFEMSDGNYRRMQEQGYELQEGHMSAVDGSKAEILEAMGDHERVYFCTSVFKDAAQHRNRLKRMARTIRRPFDEVTDDGTLVYGKTWIGSEELDALGVPEEFYTVKSEHVEVAWWLLEEMIEEGDVPEGEIVEQYPTADGTVVERTPLA from the coding sequence ATGATCTCGAAGGGCTGTGAGCAGTGCGCGAAAGGTGGGAAGATGGTCCTCTTCGTCTACGGCTACTGCGACCAGCGCGACTGCTTTTACTGCCCGCTCGGCGAGAACCGCAAGAACGTCACCGACGTCTACGCCAACGAGCGCCTCGTCGAGTCCGACGACGACGTCCTCGAAGAGGCCCACCGGATGGACGCCCTCGGCACCTCGATCACCGGCGGCGAACCCCAGGAGGCCCTCGACCGGACCTGCCACTACCTCTCGCTGCTGAAAGACGAGTTCGGCGAGGACCACCACACGCACCTCTACACCGGCATCACCGGCGGTCGAGAGAACATGCGCCGACTCTCCGAGGCCGGCCTCGACGAGATCCGCTTCCACCCGCCCTACGAACTGTGGGGCGACCTCCACGGCACCGAGTGGGAGGAGATACTTCACGTCGCGCGCGAGGAGGGGCTGACGCCCGCCTTCGAGATCCCCGGCATCCGCGCCGAGGAGGAGTTCCTGGAGTTCCTCGACGAAGGCGCGGCCGAGTTCTGTAATGTAAACGAGTTCGAGATGAGCGACGGCAACTACCGGCGGATGCAGGAGCAGGGCTACGAACTCCAGGAGGGCCACATGTCCGCCGTCGACGGATCGAAAGCGGAGATCCTCGAGGCGATGGGCGACCACGAGCGCGTGTACTTCTGCACCTCCGTGTTCAAGGACGCCGCCCAGCACCGCAACCGCCTGAAGCGGATGGCGCGGACGATCCGGCGACCGTTCGACGAGGTGACCGACGACGGTACCCTCGTCTACGGCAAGACGTGGATCGGGTCCGAGGAACTCGACGCCCTCGGCGTGCCCGAGGAGTTCTACACCGTCAAGTCCGAGCACGTCGAGGTCGCGTGGTGGCTCTTAGAGGAGATGATCGAGGAGGGCGACGTCCCCGAGGGCGAAATCGTCGAGCAGTACCCGACGGCCGACGGGACCGTAGTCGAGCGGACGCCGCTGGCGTAG